One Campylobacter sp. RM16192 genomic region harbors:
- a CDS encoding KH domain-containing protein, whose protein sequence is MVEDFLREYAKLIADFPDKVKVERVELGENFAEVIVYADKVDTGKLIGKDGRMINAIKTVIIGCKAKDATSYRVTVKPLEE, encoded by the coding sequence ATGGTTGAAGATTTTTTACGCGAATACGCAAAACTTATAGCAGATTTTCCCGACAAAGTAAAAGTCGAAAGAGTAGAGTTGGGAGAAAATTTCGCCGAAGTGATAGTCTATGCCGATAAGGTAGATACCGGTAAACTCATAGGAAAAGACGGCAGAATGATAAATGCTATAAAAACTGTAATAATAGGTTGCAAGGCAAAAGATGCGACTTCATATAGGGTTACGGTAAAGCCGCTTGAAGAGTGA
- the rimM gene encoding ribosome maturation factor RimM (Essential for efficient processing of 16S rRNA), translated as MKSDLVEVGILGKSVGLKGFLKLHDKSDFPKQFKKDAKFIDKDGNELVVKSFNSANSSILFYDFEDVDLAKTLTNRTIYTTKELTRQTCKLKKDEFFYFDILGCKIYENEQNLGVVEDIEDGSANHLFYIKTDNELVQKGLAKNFYIPYISAYVEKIDIQNKIIYTKNAFLILENS; from the coding sequence TTGAAGAGTGATCTGGTAGAAGTCGGCATACTTGGTAAAAGCGTCGGCTTAAAAGGGTTTCTTAAGCTTCACGACAAAAGCGATTTTCCTAAGCAATTTAAAAAAGATGCGAAATTTATAGATAAAGACGGTAACGAGCTAGTTGTAAAAAGCTTTAATAGCGCAAATAGCTCTATCCTTTTTTATGATTTTGAAGATGTCGATTTAGCTAAAACTCTTACAAATCGCACTATATATACCACTAAAGAACTTACTCGTCAAACTTGCAAGCTAAAAAAAGATGAGTTTTTTTATTTTGACATTTTGGGATGTAAAATTTACGAAAATGAGCAAAATTTAGGAGTAGTTGAGGATATAGAAGACGGCAGTGCAAATCATCTTTTTTATATTAAGACTGATAATGAGCTTGTGCAAAAAGGACTTGCTAAGAATTTTTACATACCATATATAAGCGCCTACGTAGAAAAAATAGATATACAAAACAAGATAATTTATACCAAAAACGCTTTTTTGATCTTAGAAAATTCATGA
- a CDS encoding anaerobic C4-dicarboxylate transporter, whose translation MDIMLILQIIVLFGGIYLGVKLGGMAVGYAGGLGVVVLAILGMKVEMKGIPIDVVLIIASVISAITAMQVAGGLDYLVQVASKILRKNPKQINYLAPTVTYMLTMFAGTGHTAFSMLPVITEVAKGQNIKPSAPLALSVVSSQVAITASPISAAFVAMTGVVEPLGVSYPMLLFICVSTTFVAMLATAFFVNKFYDLDLSKDPIYQERLAKGLVEEVKDAEYKELKPYAKKSVAIFGIGVLIVVAYALLISKSLGLIQNPILTRDNAIISFMLTIGFMIVVLCKVDTGKLLSTSTFQSGMNAIICVIGIAWLGTTFVNGHLEGIKDVAKNVVTQYPFILAVALYFLSSLLYSQAATTRVMMPAIAVALGMTSPENSQNVWILVASFAAVSGLFVLPTYPTTLGAIAMDDTGTTKVGKFVFNHSFFIPGTIMVAISVALGFLIAPVLL comes from the coding sequence ATGGATATAATGCTGATTTTGCAGATTATAGTCCTATTCGGAGGTATCTACCTAGGTGTTAAGCTAGGTGGTATGGCTGTTGGCTACGCAGGTGGTCTTGGTGTCGTTGTTTTAGCGATACTTGGTATGAAGGTGGAGATGAAAGGTATTCCTATTGATGTTGTCCTTATCATCGCTTCTGTTATATCTGCTATTACAGCTATGCAAGTTGCCGGTGGTCTTGACTATCTTGTTCAGGTTGCATCTAAAATTTTACGCAAAAATCCAAAACAAATCAACTACTTGGCCCCTACTGTTACTTATATGCTAACAATGTTTGCAGGAACAGGTCACACAGCTTTTTCAATGCTTCCTGTTATTACAGAGGTTGCCAAAGGACAAAACATTAAGCCCTCAGCACCTCTTGCACTTTCTGTTGTTTCATCTCAGGTTGCGATTACTGCCAGCCCGATTTCAGCTGCTTTCGTTGCTATGACAGGTGTTGTCGAGCCACTTGGTGTTAGCTATCCGATGCTACTATTTATATGCGTCTCTACAACATTTGTTGCTATGCTTGCAACTGCGTTTTTTGTAAATAAATTTTACGATTTAGATCTTTCAAAAGACCCAATCTACCAAGAGAGACTTGCAAAAGGTCTAGTAGAAGAGGTTAAAGATGCTGAGTATAAAGAGCTTAAACCATATGCGAAGAAATCTGTTGCAATATTTGGTATAGGCGTTTTAATAGTTGTTGCTTATGCATTGCTTATTTCAAAAAGTTTAGGACTGATTCAAAACCCAATCCTAACAAGAGATAACGCAATTATCAGCTTTATGCTAACAATAGGCTTTATGATTGTTGTACTTTGCAAGGTTGATACAGGTAAACTACTTTCAACAAGCACATTCCAAAGCGGTATGAACGCAATCATCTGCGTTATCGGTATCGCATGGCTTGGAACAACATTTGTTAACGGTCACCTTGAAGGCATTAAAGATGTAGCTAAAAACGTGGTTACTCAGTATCCATTTATTTTGGCTGTGGCGCTTTACTTCCTAAGTTCCTTGCTATACTCTCAAGCTGCTACAACTCGTGTTATGATGCCTGCTATTGCAGTTGCTCTTGGTATGACAAGCCCTGAAAATTCACAAAACGTTTGGATTCTAGTTGCTTCATTTGCAGCCGTTTCAGGACTATTCGTTCTACCTACATATCCTACAACACTAGGTGCTATCGCGATGGATGATACAGGAACTACAAAAGTTGGTAAATTTGTATTTAACCATTCATTCTTTATTCCTGGTACAATCATGGTTGCGATCTCTGTTGCACTAGGATTTTTAATAGCTCCTGTTCTTCTATAA
- a CDS encoding aspartate ammonia-lyase, which translates to MGFRKEHDFIGELEISNDVYYGVQTFRALENFHMSGRKLSDYPYFIKAFAQIKKAAALANKEVGVLDGAKAEAIAKACDRLIAGEFQDQFVVDMIQGGAGTSTNMNSNEVITNIALESMGHKKGEYQYLHPNDHTNLGQSTNDTYPSSIKVAAYAKLTDLLKAMELLKTELEVKAKDFKDIIKMGRTELEDAVPTTLGNTFNAFASYIKSDIEKITAARESMTYLNMGATAIGTGINCHPDYKASVHKILSQITGVNFKPADDFIAATQDTADFVHVSGALKTAAVRLSKIANDLRLMNSGPRCGLGEINLPQMQPGSSIMPGKVNPVIAEVVGEACYEVIGNDVTIMLCSERGEFELNAFEPGIAYALFNSIFILENAMKTLAEKAIRKLTANPEACLKSVLGSVGIVTAFNPYIGYEKSASIAKEALQTGKAVGDICLERGYLSKEEIDKILEPKNMLNPHMGK; encoded by the coding sequence ATGGGTTTTAGAAAAGAACATGATTTCATAGGTGAGCTTGAGATCTCTAACGACGTTTATTATGGTGTTCAAACTTTCAGAGCACTTGAGAACTTCCACATGAGTGGAAGAAAACTTAGTGACTATCCTTATTTTATAAAAGCTTTCGCTCAAATTAAAAAAGCTGCTGCGCTAGCCAATAAAGAAGTTGGCGTACTTGATGGCGCTAAAGCCGAGGCTATAGCAAAAGCTTGCGATAGATTGATTGCAGGAGAATTTCAAGATCAATTCGTTGTTGATATGATTCAAGGTGGTGCTGGAACTTCTACAAATATGAATTCAAACGAAGTTATTACAAATATTGCACTTGAAAGCATGGGACATAAAAAAGGCGAATATCAATACCTTCATCCAAATGACCATACAAACCTAGGTCAAAGTACAAACGACACATACCCAAGCTCTATCAAAGTAGCCGCTTATGCAAAACTAACAGATCTTTTAAAGGCTATGGAACTTCTTAAAACAGAACTTGAAGTAAAAGCAAAAGATTTTAAAGATATTATAAAAATGGGTAGAACTGAGCTTGAGGATGCTGTTCCTACAACACTTGGAAATACATTTAATGCATTTGCGAGCTATATTAAAAGCGATATAGAAAAAATCACAGCTGCTCGTGAATCGATGACATATCTAAATATGGGCGCTACTGCTATCGGAACAGGCATTAACTGCCATCCAGATTATAAAGCTTCTGTTCATAAAATTCTAAGCCAAATTACAGGTGTAAACTTTAAACCAGCAGACGACTTCATAGCTGCTACTCAAGATACTGCGGATTTCGTTCATGTAAGTGGCGCATTAAAAACAGCTGCAGTTCGCTTAAGCAAAATCGCAAACGACCTTCGCTTAATGAACTCTGGTCCAAGATGCGGTTTAGGTGAGATAAATTTACCACAAATGCAACCAGGAAGTTCAATTATGCCTGGTAAAGTAAACCCTGTTATAGCTGAAGTTGTAGGTGAGGCTTGCTATGAGGTAATCGGAAATGACGTTACTATTATGCTTTGCTCAGAAAGAGGAGAATTTGAGCTAAATGCGTTTGAACCAGGAATCGCTTATGCGCTATTTAACTCTATATTTATCCTAGAAAATGCTATGAAAACTCTAGCTGAGAAAGCTATTAGAAAACTAACCGCAAATCCTGAAGCTTGCTTGAAATCAGTTCTTGGATCAGTCGGTATAGTTACGGCATTTAATCCTTATATAGGATATGAAAAATCAGCAAGTATTGCCAAAGAAGCTCTTCAAACAGGTAAAGCTGTTGGCGATATCTGCTTGGAGAGAGGCTATCTAAGCAAAGAAGAGATCGATAAAATTTTAGAGCCTAAAAATATGCTAAACCCTCATATGGGTAAATAA
- the trmD gene encoding tRNA (guanosine(37)-N1)-methyltransferase TrmD, whose protein sequence is MKFTFITLFENLIKPYFTDSILGRATNEGLIKLEFVNPRNFSKDKHKKVDDYMIGGGAGLLMSVQPLEDAIKSVKDKNLNTHIVFLTPAAKKFEQEDAKRLSKKKHICFICGRYEGVDERIVERYVDEVFCIGDFVLTGGELPALCMSDAISRNISGVLGNEESLSEESFEQGLLESPAFTRPNIYENLNVVSDFLKGNHAKIKALKNDMACFKTRFFRPDLYRKYKPLMKDKR, encoded by the coding sequence ATTAAATTCACATTTATCACGCTTTTTGAAAATTTAATCAAGCCTTATTTTACGGACTCTATCTTAGGTCGCGCAACTAACGAAGGACTAATAAAGCTTGAGTTTGTAAATCCAAGAAATTTTAGTAAAGATAAGCATAAAAAAGTTGATGATTATATGATAGGAGGGGGAGCAGGACTTCTTATGAGCGTTCAGCCTCTTGAAGATGCGATAAAATCTGTAAAAGACAAAAACTTAAATACTCATATTGTTTTTTTAACTCCTGCCGCAAAGAAATTTGAACAAGAAGATGCAAAAAGGCTGTCTAAAAAAAAGCATATTTGCTTTATTTGCGGAAGATACGAAGGGGTTGATGAGAGAATTGTCGAAAGATACGTAGATGAAGTTTTTTGCATAGGCGATTTTGTGCTTACCGGTGGAGAGTTGCCGGCCCTTTGTATGAGTGATGCTATATCTAGGAATATAAGCGGAGTTTTGGGCAATGAAGAGAGTTTAAGTGAAGAGAGTTTTGAGCAAGGACTTTTAGAATCTCCGGCTTTTACCAGGCCAAATATATATGAAAATTTAAATGTTGTTTCAGACTTTTTAAAGGGAAATCATGCTAAAATCAAGGCTTTAAAAAATGATATGGCGTGCTTCAAAACTAGGTTTTTCCGTCCTGATTTATACCGAAAATACAAGCCGCTGATGAAGGATAAAAGATGA
- the rplS gene encoding 50S ribosomal protein L19, with protein MRNKYIEAFENAQIASKSVPEFRAGDTLRVAIRIKEGDKTRVQNFEGVCIARRGRGTGETFMIRKIGANSVGVERIFPIYSDSLESITVLRRGRVRRAKLFYLRDRRGKSARIRELKK; from the coding sequence ATGAGAAATAAGTATATTGAAGCATTTGAAAATGCTCAAATAGCAAGCAAGTCTGTGCCTGAATTTCGTGCCGGCGATACACTTCGTGTAGCTATTCGCATTAAAGAAGGCGATAAAACTAGAGTTCAAAACTTTGAAGGTGTCTGTATAGCTAGACGCGGAAGGGGAACCGGTGAAACATTTATGATCAGAAAAATCGGTGCAAACAGTGTTGGCGTTGAGAGAATTTTCCCAATCTACAGCGACAGCCTTGAGAGTATAACTGTGTTAAGACGCGGTCGCGTAAGACGTGCGAAACTATTCTACCTTCGCGATAGACGCGGTAAATCTGCACGTATTAGGGAGCTTAAAAAGTAA
- a CDS encoding NAD(P)H-quinone oxidoreductase subunit 3 has product MSHFEFASSYFGAFVILILSIIVFSLIVFLSSKIGSRMANKNSERLKLSIYECGPEVVKQPNRINIHYFLYAILFVLFDVEVIFMFPWAVDFKILGLFGFIEMAFFIILLSIGFIYAWGKGAFTWQDIR; this is encoded by the coding sequence ATGTCTCATTTTGAATTCGCAAGCTCGTATTTTGGTGCTTTTGTAATACTTATTTTGTCAATTATAGTATTTAGCTTAATTGTGTTTTTATCAAGCAAAATAGGTAGCAGAATGGCAAATAAAAACTCGGAGCGTCTAAAACTATCTATTTATGAGTGCGGACCAGAGGTTGTCAAGCAGCCAAACAGGATAAATATTCACTACTTTTTATACGCTATCTTGTTTGTGCTTTTCGATGTTGAGGTTATATTTATGTTTCCTTGGGCTGTGGATTTTAAAATTTTAGGATTATTTGGATTTATTGAGATGGCATTTTTCATCATACTTTTATCGATAGGATTTATCTATGCGTGGGGCAAAGGAGCGTTTACGTGGCAAGACATCAGATAA
- a CDS encoding aspartate/glutamate racemase family protein — translation MKRVGILGGMGPLATIDLYAKMVELTDAKKDQDNIPIIIDNYPQIPDRTAYILHGGQDPFPFMKEAALRLKNAGCEAVCMACNTAHYFADRLVEDTGINLLHIAGIAVDAIKKEYPNAKKIAVIATTGTTKAKIYENKLVENGFECVQIPENLLENIMDCIYKGAKANKLKEYVELFNDTIDQIQADVYIAACTEIPLFLPYAKKKDKFVDATLELAKAAVKFSLEK, via the coding sequence ATGAAAAGAGTTGGAATTTTAGGCGGAATGGGACCACTTGCTACAATAGATTTATACGCTAAAATGGTTGAACTTACAGATGCTAAAAAAGATCAAGACAATATACCTATAATCATCGATAATTATCCACAAATTCCTGATAGAACCGCCTATATACTTCACGGTGGGCAAGATCCGTTTCCTTTTATGAAAGAGGCTGCTTTAAGGCTTAAAAACGCAGGATGTGAAGCGGTTTGCATGGCGTGCAATACGGCTCACTATTTTGCAGATAGGCTTGTAGAAGATACGGGGATTAATCTACTTCATATAGCAGGCATTGCCGTAGATGCGATTAAAAAAGAGTATCCAAATGCTAAAAAAATAGCCGTTATAGCGACAACAGGAACTACAAAGGCTAAAATTTACGAGAACAAGCTTGTAGAAAACGGCTTTGAGTGTGTGCAAATCCCAGAAAATTTACTTGAAAATATAATGGATTGTATCTATAAAGGCGCGAAAGCAAATAAGCTAAAAGAGTATGTCGAGCTTTTTAATGACACTATAGATCAAATTCAAGCCGATGTTTATATAGCTGCTTGTACCGAAATACCGCTGTTTTTGCCTTATGCAAAGAAAAAAGATAAATTTGTTGATGCGACTCTTGAGCTTGCTAAGGCTGCAGTGAAATTTAGTCTTGAGAAATAG
- the rpsP gene encoding 30S ribosomal protein S16, translated as MATVVRLTRMGRKKRPFYRIVVTDSRKRRDGGWIESIGYYNPMVEPEVVKFDAERLAYWKGVGAQLSDRVAKITSK; from the coding sequence ATGGCAACAGTAGTAAGACTAACAAGAATGGGACGCAAGAAAAGACCATTTTATCGTATAGTTGTAACAGACAGCAGAAAAAGAAGAGACGGCGGCTGGATAGAGTCTATAGGATATTATAATCCAATGGTTGAGCCTGAAGTTGTTAAATTTGATGCTGAGCGCCTTGCTTATTGGAAGGGTGTTGGTGCACAACTTAGCGATAGAGTTGCAAAAATAACTAGCAAATAA